GCTTATATCTTGTAGAAGTATTGCTACTTAAGTTTTTTATTTTGTTGTATGCATTTTTCAATATATCATTTTTCACTTTTAATTCTAATTGTTTTTTATATAGTTTTTGTTCTAGCCCTATTATTTCTTTCATTAAATATTCTTCATCAATATATTTTTTTGATTCATTAGATGTGGATAAGTCATCATTTTTGATGTTTTGAATATAATTTTTAAGATTTTTTATTTCTTCATTTCTTTTATCTAAAAGTTTTTTTCTATCACGATTTAATTTGTCTAAATTTTTTTCAATATTAGCAAATTCTTCTTCACCCAACTTTATCCAGTCAAGTAATTTATTTATATCTAATTTATCAATAGAGTCTAAATATGCCTCTCTTCTTTCACCTATATAATATATAACTTTATCTCTTACCTCAATTGATATTGTTTCAAAGTAAGGATATAACTCTCTTATTAATGTATAAATGTAAAATGTTTGTTTATGATCATGAAATCTCAGGTATCCAAATGGAACCGTGAGTACTAGTCGTGCTTTAGAATTTAAAATATTATATATAGGTTTTAATAATTTTTCAGGATGACTAAAATGCTCTAGTACCTCTCCTAAAATAGCAGTATCAAATTTTTCATCGACAAATTTTTGTTCTAATTTAGTAGAGTCATAATTTATAAACCTTATATTTTTCTTTACTATTTCTGATTCTTTAGATAATTCTTCCTGAGCTTCTTTTATTTTATTTTCTTCTAAATCTATTCCTGTAACATTAAATCCTTCTCTTCCCAATAATATTGATACTATACCTTGACTACTTCCTATATCAATAACTTTGTTTCCTTTTACATTCTTACATATCCAATGTATTCTATATTGTGTTTTTTGAAAAGTTTTTTCTGAATCCACTTTACCATAGTATCGGTTAGTTATTTGATCATCATTCACTTATTTCACCTTCTTATATAAACTAATTTAATCTATATTATATCTTCATATATTCCTATAAACTTTTCTTTTTCATTTTCCCAATTATATATTTTTTTTACTTTTTTACAATTTAATTTAGCTTCTTTCCATTTATCTTTATCATTCAATAATATATTAACTACTTTTGCTATTTCTTTACTATCTTCTGTATTTACTGCAAGACCTGTCCCTTCTCCTTTTACTACTTTCTTTATTTCTGGAAAATCACTTGCTATTACAGGTACTTCTGCCATCATGTATTCAAATAATTTATTTGATAATGTAGAATAATGATTAAAACAAATATTTTGTAATACTTGAAATCCTAAATAAGCATTCTTGGTGTATTTAGGTAAATCATTAACTGGTACCTTTGGTATAAATCTTACTTTTTCTTCTAATTTCATTTCTTTTACCATATCTATTATTTTAGGCTTCAGTTTTCCGTCTCCTAAAAATACTACTATTCCTCTATCAAAATATGGTATAGCTTCAACTATCTTTTCAATACCTCTCCCCTCTTGTATTCCACCTTGATATAATAATATAGGTTCACTTTCATCTATATTAGCTATTTTTCTCAAATCAAATTCTTCATTTATTTCTTTATAAAAAGGATAATTGTGAATTACCTCTGGTTTTTTTATATTATATAGTTTTTTAGTATAATCTGCTCTTGTATCTGTTGTCATTATCATTTTGTCTATTTTTGTTATCAAAAACTTTTCTAAATAGTAATATTGCTTCCCTACATATCCCGTCCTATCTGTTTGTACTTCATGGGAGTCATATACTAATTTTGTTCTCTTAAATAATTTGCAGATATATCCTTGGGGCAATGTATTTAAATCATTACTATGATAAATATTATAATCTTTTTTTAGTCCTTCTCTTATCATTCTTACAAATATCATAAATCTAATATATATTTTCATAAGATTAGCTTTCTTAAGAAATAATCCTACTAATTTATATATAATAAATAAAGGTAAAGCTATTATAGCTAAAGGAATAAGAGGTATTAAAAGTAATTTATTATTCATTACTTTTCTTTTAAATTTAGATAAAGATTTTCTCCACTCTTTTGATTTTAAATATATATCTGGATATCTTTTAACTCTTTTGACATGAAACCCATTTATATCTTCTTCCATAGGTAAACTTTTATCATTAGGATCATGAATACATATTAAGTCTACATCATAACCTGAATCTGAAAGTGCTGTACATTCCCTTAATACTCTAGCATCGTTTGTAAAATGATTCCACACAAACATACAAATACTTTTATTCAAAATTAATTACCTCTTTTCTTTCTTATGTTATTCATATATTCTTTATAATCTTTTAGTATTTGTTCTGTAGGACCAAAGTCTTTTACTTTTCCTTTTTCAATCCATAACACGGTATCACATAAGTCTCTTATTGTAGATAAACTATGAGATACCATAATTACTGTTCTATCTTCATATATTATTTCTTTTAATTTCTGAGTACTTTTATCTTTAAATGATTGATCCCCTACACCTAACACTTCATCTATAAGAAGAATATCTGGTTCTATATGAATTGCTATGGAAAAGGCAAGTCTACTTTTCATACCTGAAGAATATGTTCTTATAGGATTATATATGAAATCTCCTAGCTCTGAGAATTCAATTATTTCATCAATTTTATTGTCTATCTCTTTTTTTGTAAATCCTAATGTTAATCCATTTAAATATACATTTTCATAACCACTTAATTCAGGCTGGAATCCTGCTCCTAGTGTTAGTAAAGATATAGAATCTTCATAAACATGTATTTCCCCAGAATCAGGTTGGAAAATATTTGCTATTGTTTTAAGTAATGTAGTTTTCCCTGAACCATTACTTCCTATAATTCCAACATTACTCCCTTTTTCTATCTGAAAACTAACATCTTGTAATGCCCATACTTCTTTTGTTCTTATATTTTTTTGACGTTTAAACATTTTTACTAATTCTTTTTTCATGTTCATACTTTTAATAAATTTATATTTTAAATTTAAATTTTTAACTTCAATTGCTAAATTATTCATTTTATATCACCTTTGTGTAGTTTTTGTCAAATTTATAAAGATATTTCAACCCTATAGTTATTAGAATTATACCGACTATCAACCAAACTAATAATGGTAAGTATAATGGTGATGTCCCTTCTAAAAATATATTTCTATAACTTGTATATATGGTTGTTAATGGATTAAACCACCATATAAATCTAACACTTTCTGGAATACTCTCTAAATCATAAAGGGTCGGAGATACATAAAACCAAAATCTTAATGTAAAGTCTAATATATTGTCAATATCTTTAAAAAATACACCTAAATGAGAGAATATAAATCCAAGTCCTAATATTAATAATAATTGAACAAAAAACACAGCTAAAAACTCAAATAAATGTAATGTATAAGGTACTCCAAAAAATATCATTAATACTAACAATACTAATATTCCAAATAAATACTTTGTAGTATTTATTAATGTTTTAATCAACGGAAGTATAAATTTAGGTAAGTATACTTGTTGTAATATTGACGACTTACCTTTTATACTTTTTGTAGAATCTTTTATTGAAGAAACTGTCCATTTCCATGGTACTAATGCTGCAAATACAAATATTGGGAAGTTTTCTCCACCTCTTTGAAATATCACCATTACTACTAACATATATACTAGCATGTACATTAATGGATCTAATATCCACCAAAAATACCCTAAAAATGTACTTGATAACTGAACTTTTAGTTCTGATTTTGTTGTATATAATATATATTCTTTATATTTTTTGTAATCATTTATTGCTCGTTTTAATACTGACATATTCTATTTCCTTTCTATAACAAATCTATAAGTTTTTTAATATTTTCATCCCAGATAAATTCTTGTTTCAATAATCTAGATTGATTATCTATTATCTTTTTTCTTAATTCTTCATTATTTGCCAATTTCAATATATTTTCTGACATAGATTTTATATCATATGGTTCCGATACTAACCCAATATTTTTTTCATATATCATAGATGCTATATACCCCTTCACACCTGCTAATATTGGCAATTTAGCTAACATATATTCAAATATTTTTGACGGTATAACTGTCTTAAAGACTTCTATGTCTTTTAGATGAATAAATCCTATATGACATTTAGATAATTCTCTAAAAACCTTATCTTTTGACACTACCCCTAGGAGTTCTATATTATTCAAATTGTAACTTTTAATTAAATCCCTAATCTTTTCTAACTCTACTCCTGTGCCTATTATTTTAAATCTTATATTGGTATGTGATCTTAAATTCTTTGCAATTTCAATTAATGAATCTATTCCTTGAGCATACCCTATAGTTCCTGCATATACAATTTCAATTATATCATTCTTTTTTTTAAAATCATTATTAATTTTATTAAGTTCTTGTTTCATTATTCCATTGGGGATATATATTATTTTATTTTCATCTAATCCTTTTGATTTTAATGGCTCTATGAATCCTTTGCTATTAATTATAATCTTATCAGCTTTTCTATACATTATATCTTCAAAAATATATGCTGGCTTAAGTATCATTTCATTTTTAAATAATTTCAATTCTTTGACTGAATCTGGCCATAAGTCTCTAATATCTAATATTAATTTAGCTTTATAACGCTTTTTCAGTATTACTCCTATAACTACTGCAAATATAGGTGGAGAGGTTACTATGATTCTATCAAATTTTTTCTTGTTTTTTAAAGCATCTAATATTCCTCTTATCATGAAATTTAAGTATAAGCCTATTCTTTTTACTTTATTAGATGAATAATCATTATAAAAACTTTGAACTCTTAATATCTCTATATTTTCTAGATTATTATCTTTTTTATTCCATGATATATTTTTATATAAGTCTCTATTTGGATAAGTTGGCTCACTTGTTAATACAGTTAAATTTATATTTTCTTCATTCAAATAGTATGCAATATTATTCATACGATTTGACGCTGCTCCTATCTCAGGAGGGAAATGCTGCGTTACCAGTAATACGTTCATATCAACACCCTAATCAATGTAAATTTTAATTTACTATTCTCATTACAGTATTATACTTTTTCTGATATAAGTCAATAGTAGCTTAGTAGTATATTTGTTAAAAAATGTTTAAATTTGTTCAGTTTAAATGCCTTTAATAAACCAAAAATGATAGAATCACATGATTCTATCATTTCATTACTATTTAACTATCTCTTTTAAATATTCCATAAAATCATCTTTTAAATCATTTCTTTTAAGTACAAATTCTACTGTTGCTTTTGTAGCTAGTATAAATCTTTGTATATATTGTACCTTATATATCAATCTAAAGCAAGATTCACAAAAATAATCCCCTCAATTTGAGGGGATTATAAAACTAATTCTTTACACCATACTTTGGTATTTCAAATCTAAGTGTATAGTCATCACATAGTTCATATAATTCTTTTATTTTTCTTGTTTGTTTTGATGCCCAACCTATATCTGTTGCATATTGATGTACTCCTGGGGAATCTGGATTCCATTTCATCTTATATAATGTGTCTTGTTTGTAGTTTGGATTATTTACATATTTCTCTGATATAAATTTTGCTCCTCCTATTATTGCTTGTTCTGGAGTAAACCATCCAGAGTTATATGCATATTGACTTCCACCACCTATAGGATTTGAATCATATGCTCCTATTCCATACATATTATATACTATTTTTCCATTTACCTTTACCCCTGTTGCAAGTGTTGACTTACCATATCCTGTTTCTAACAATGCATGTGATATTAGGTATATTTCATTTATATTATATTTTCTACTTGCTTCTATAAATGCTGCACCTTTACCTTCAAGTATTCCTTTACCTTTTAATATATTGTTTAATTGAGATGCATCAAGTCCACTACTTCCTGATAATACTAAGAACTGATACATTTCTTGTGGAGCTTTATTTGAATTAGATGTATAGTCGCCTGATACCCAACCTACTATTCCATTGACTTTTATTTTATACCATCCATTTTGCTCTCCTAATACAATATATATTTCATCTGCTTTAACTCGAGAAAGTAATGATCCACTTTCACTTGGTTTATTTCTTACATTTAATACTGCTGCATCTACTTTTATAGAGTAAAGATTACCTGTTTCTCCTCTACTTACTGTATGTGCTTCTTCTTCTCCTTTAAGATAACCACCATGTACCCAGCCAACTACTTTTCCTGTATCTATTTTATACCAGCCATTATGTTCTTCTATTGGTTTATAAACTTCACCGTATTTCACTTGGTCTATAACAGATGTAGATGTAGTATAACTTTCACGTACATTTAATACTGATGCTGTTACAGTCATCTTGTCAAATAAACTTGTATTTGAATTCGCCCTATAACTTGTGCTTACATATCCTCCATGTATCCATCCTGCTGCTTTTCCTGTATTTATTTGATACCAACCATCTTTTTCTCCTAATATTGTATAAACTTGTCCACCTTCAACTTGATCTACTACTGGTGTGCTAGTTGTATTACTTTCACGTACATTTAATATTGGAGTAGTTATTTTTAGTTGTCCTATTATATCGTATGAATATTCTCTATCTGAATTTTGGATGAAATTTTCTGGATTTAGATATTTATCTACATCAGGTAAATTTGCTGTAGTCCATCCATATCCATATTTATCTGTTTGAGGATTTTTATTCATCTGTGTAAGTAGAAAATCTTGGAAACTTTTGCTATAGTTTATATTTTGATATATTATATTTCCTACTACAGAATGAGCTATTTCACTAGTTACTACTCTAGTTGTTCCTTTTATTCTAGCATTTACTCTAAATATATAATTTCCTCTTTGTGTTGGAGTGAATACTAAAGTATTATCTAATGAATAGTCCTTTTGTTTTTTCCAACTTCCATCATTTCGCTTTACAAAATATTCATATTCCACATTCCCCATATCTGATAATGCTGTGATTGTTACAGGAACATTTATATATGTGTCTTTTTGTTTATCTTTTGAAATATTTATTTGTTGTAGTGCATCTTTTACAGTATGAGTTATTTGTTTTGAAATAACTTCTGTTGTTCCTTTTATTCTAGCATTTACCTTTATAGTATATGTACCAGAATTTTTTGGTGTGTAATTTATACTATTAGTTGTACTATAGTTTTTTAACTTTGTAAATTCACCATTGGGAACTTTTACTAAATATTCGTACTCTACATTTTCGCTTCCTACTGCTTCTACTTTTATATTTAAAGTATCATTTATATATGTAACTTCTTTATCCTTTGTAATAATTATATCTTCTAATTCTTCTTTTGGTTTTTCTGGCTTTTCAGGTTCTGTTTCGCCTTCTATTTTCTTTACATATCCACCATGAATCCATCCTGTTAACTTGCCTGTATCTATTTTATACCAGCCATTTTTCTCATCTAATGGCTTGTACTTTCTTCCTTCATATACTTGAAATATTCTAGTGTAATTAGTTGAAGGGCCTGTTCTTACATTTAATATTGGTGTATCTATTATTATTTCTTTTGGCAATTCTTTGTCAGGTACATCTGGATTTTCTGGCTCTGTAGGTTTCTCTACTTTTATTTTTTCTACATATCCACCATGAACCCATCCTGTTACTTTACCTGTATTTATTTTGTACCAGCCATTTTTCTCATCTATTGCTTTGAATTTTTGGCCTTTTGATACTTGACTTATTCTTCTATAGCTAGTTGAAGGGCCTGTTCTTACATTTAATTTTACTGCTGTTACTTTTAGTTCTGTATCTGTGCCTGTTGGTGGTTTAGGTTTATCTGGTTTTTCAGTACTTGCTTTCTGTACATAATCACCGTGCACCCATCCTGTTACTTTACCTGTGTTTATCTTATACCAGCCATTTTGTTCATCTATTGGTTTGAACTTTTGGCCTTTTGATACTTGACTTATTCTATAACTATTTATTGTAGGTTTTAATCTCACATTTAATCTTGTTGCTGTTACTTTTATCTCAGGATAATTTTTGGTAGGAATAGCCATCACATAATCACCATGAATCCATCCTGTAATACTGCCTGTTCTTATTTTGTACCATGATCCACTTTGATCATAGACTGTATAGACTTGTCCAACTCTTACTTGTGAAAGTCTTTTAGAGTTGGTTGTAGGCTTTTGCCTTACGTTTAATACTTGTGTTGTAACTTTTACATCTTTTATACTTGTTCCTGTTGCATAAGATATTCTAGGCGATAAAATTTCAGAGAATTTATTTTGTGATTCTTCTTTTACATCACCATTTGAAGCTGCAAACAATACAAGCATACCTGATGTCAGTATTAATACTTTTCCTTTCAAGATATCCCTCCTTTAGTTCACATTTTACAAATTAAAACATAATATTACATTGTAATATTATTGTAACATTATTCCGAATTCAAGTCACTAGGTAATGTGAACTAAAGGGATAATTTTTCTAGTTTTTTTATATTTATTATTACTATTTTTTTATTTTCTATATCTATTATATTTTTTTCTTTAAGCATATTTAACCCTCTTGTAACAGTTACTCTTGATACCCCCATTAATTCTGATATCTCTTGATGAGTTAGTGGAAGGTCTATTATATGTTTACCATTTATTTTTTTACCTTCCTGGACATATAGTCTAAGTATTTGATTTGAAAGCGCAGATAATGAATCGCTAAAAGCTAAACTTTTCAATTGAAGCATTATTATTCTAAATTTCCTTGACGAACTATATAAGAAGTATCTATATATATCTGGATTATTTTCTAATGATTTTTCTAAGTTTTCCTTGTTTATTATTGAAATACATGCATCTGTCATTGCTATAGATGTCTTATTTATATCTCCACCACCAAAGTAATCTACTTCTCCTATTACTTCTCCTCTTTGAAGTATATATAGTAACTTTGATGCACCATTTTCATTTATAAGGGTTTGTTTTACTTTGCCATCTACTACTATAGCTATGTATTCTGATGTAGGAGTTGATATTACACTATTCTTTTTGTAGTACCTTATTACTCCTTTGTCTATTAAATTATCTATAAAAAAGTTTCTCATTCTTTCTTGCATTTCTCTATCAAATATTTTGTATTGCATATTACTCACCTATTTCAAAAAAATTTAATAAAAGGAGATGCTAATGCATCTCCTAAATAACTCTTTTACTTTTCACTTTCATATATTCTCTCCAACTTCCCGAAGGAATATATGTTTTTTTTGCATTTCTATTTTGTATGTTTTTCAAATTGAAACTATATACATATGCTTTTAATATTTTTTCATTATCTAATAGTTTTATATCCTTTATAACTCTATTATACTCATTTAATTCTGAGTTTTTTTCTATATATCCTTCTAATGTATCTAATGATACTAAATTTTTATCAAAATCTTCTATTTCTATTAATTCACCAAATACATCATCATCACCTTCTAAAAGTGCAGGATAACCTTTGTTGTCTAAATGATATAACTCTCCTTTCACTTTTGCAAGTTTACGAGATTTTATTTTATCCTTTAGGTAATTGTTATAATTGAAAAAACCCTTCATTAAACTACCATATACAAATATCTTTTGTGTCATATCCTCACCTCTACTAACAAATAGTTCCCCCTGTAACTTCTATGTCTTTATCATTTTTTATTGCTGCTTCAACAAAATATTCCAGTCCCTTTGTTATATCTTCAAGTGACATTGATGGAGTATTTTTTTTGTCTATTACTTGTTCTACTATGAAAGGAACGTGAATAAATCCACCTTTCATTTCAGGATATTTTTTTTCTATTAGATATAGTAGTCCATACATTATATGGTTACATACAAATGTTCCAGCTGTATTTGAAACTGCTGCAGGAATATTATTATCTTTTGCATTTTTCACCATTGTCTTTATAGGTAATTTTGCAAAATATGCATTTTGTCCATCTTCATATATTACTTTATCTATTGGTTGATTATCTCTATTATCAGGAATACGTGCATCATCTACATTTATTGCTACTCTTTCTACAGATAATTCATATCTTCCTCCTGCTTGTCCTATACATAGTGTTATATCTGGCTTTTCCATTTCTATTGCTTGCTCTAATTTATTTATTGAATCTCTAAAAACTGTAGGAATTTGAACTTTTACTATTTCTGCTCCTGCTATTTGATCTTTCATCTTTTTCACTGCAAGCCATGCTGGATTTACCTTTTCTCCTCCAAATGGATCGAATCCTGTAATTAAAACTTTCATCAAATCATCCTTCCTTTTATATTAAAATGCCAATGTATACATAAGTACTATGTGAATTACAAGCATTGTAAATGCAACTGGCACTTGTGAGATTATTACTCTATTTTTATTTTTCGTTTCAAGTATTGCTGCTGGAACTACATTAAAATTAGCAGCCATTGGGGTCATAAGTGTTCCACAATATCCTGCTGTAAGTGCAAGTACTCCTGCCACTGCTGGATTTGCCCCTTGAGCAAATACAAATGGTAGCCCTACACCTGCTGTTATAACTGCAAATGCTGCAAATGCATTTCCCATTATCATTGTAAATAAAGCCATTCCAACACAGTATGCTATTACTCCGGCTAATATATTTCCTTCTGGTATTATGCCTGATATTCCATCAGATATTACTTTTCCTACTCCTGCTGCATTAAATAATGCTCCAAGTGCAGCTAAAAGCTGTGGTAATATACTTGCTGAGCCTACTTGTTGTAATAGACGTGAACCATCATGACTTACATATTTTACATTTGTTTTTGTTGTTAAAAGTGCAAATGCTGTAGCTATAATTGCACCAAATCCAAGTCCCACTAATCCTCCTAAAGAAGTGAATTGTGCTACTCCAAATGCTACTACTGCTATAGAAAGTGCTGGTACAAATATTTTATTTCCTACTTGTTTTGCTTTTTCTTCTCTAAATTCCTCTGTAGAATTTTTAAGGCTACCAAATGTAACTTGTTTTGTTGCAGTTAAAAATCCCATAAATAATAATAATGACCCTATTAATACTGGTGGTACATATGGTCCAAATATAAATATAAGTCCTAATAATCCCCAGAATATTGTTGTTCCTATTCTCTTTGGATGATTTTCATCTTTAAATGCCATAATACCTGCCATAAGTGATACAAATCCTGCTAATATATAAATACCTTCTAATAATATATCTACCATCTATTCCACCTCATTTCTATTTGTTATATTTGTACTTGTATTTTGATTTTGTACAGTTTGTAATCTAGTCAGTTTTTTATCCAATAAATAGTATTGAACAACTGCTACTAAAAATGCTATTATTGCTACTGGAATTGCGGCTTTAGATACAGCAAGTGGTGTAACTGTAATACCTAATTCATCAAGTGTACCAACTACCAGTAATACTCCACCAGATGCTATAAATACATTTTGTCCATAAAAATTACCATAGTTTTCTGCTGATGCTGAATATCCTTTTAATTGTTCTAATTGTGCTTCTGAAAGTTGTCCATATTTATTTTCTGCTGCTCCCTGTGCCATTGGAAGTATTAATGGTCTAATAAATTGAACATGTCCTCCAAGTCTTAATGACAAGGCTGCTGCAACTTCTCTTATAAATACATAAATCATAAGAACTTTGCCTGCTGTCATAGAATTCAATTTCTTTATTAAATATGCTGCTCTTTCTCTTAATCCATTTCTTTCAAGTATCCCTATTACTGGAAGTGTAAGTAAAAATATTGTCATGTATCTAGTATTTATAAATGCTTCACCAAGTGTTGATAATATTTCTGTAAATCCAAGTCCTCCAACTAAACCTGTAACTATTCCTGCTACTAATACTACTGCTATAGTATCTAGTTTTAATATAAATCCTATTACTATAATTAGAATCCCTATTAATTTAATCATATGATTGCTCCCTTCTTTTCTTTTTTATATCTTATCGTAATATTTAATCATTTTCTGTATAACAGTATACAATTTTTGAATTGTTTGAATATTCTATTGTTAGTTATTTTATTACATTTTAAAACATTTTTCGACAAAAAATTAAAGTTATAGTTAAAAAAAGTCGATATATTATATATCTAAAAATGTGAAAAGGGGTGACTATTTGAAAAGTATAAAAACAAAACTAATAGTGTATTTTGCAATACTAATTATTATTTCATCTATTTCTCTAGGGCTATTTTCAATTATGACTGCTCAAGATTCAGTGACTAATGAAGCAGAAAAAGGGCTCAGTAAATTTGCAAATGAAGGTGCAAAACTTACAAACAGTAGAATAAATGCTTCTAAAAGTATAATTGAAATGGTAGCTGGAATAGAAGATGTTAAAAGCATGGATTTAGATTTACAAATGAGTGCTTTACGATCTCAAATAGACAATATAGATTTTCTGGCACTTGGTATTGTATATCCTGATGGTAATACATATTATCATGATGGAAGTACAGCTGACTTAGGCGATAGAGATTATATTAAAAGGGCTTTCGATGGAGAGACCAATATATCTGACATTTTAATAAGTAGAGTTACAAAGGAACCTGTTATGATGTTTGCAACTCCTATAAAAAATGATGAAGAAATAGTAGGGGTATTGATTGGTCGTAGTGATGCAAATATTTTAAGTACTATTACAAAAGATATGGTATATGGAAAAGAAGGATATTCTTTCATGATTGATAAAAGAGGAACTATAATTGCACATCCAGATAAAGAAAAAGTTCTAGATTCTGTTAATCCAATGGAATTAGCTAAACAAGATAAAAGTCTAGAAAATACTGCTGATTTATTTTCTAATATACTTAAAAATAAATCTGGAATTGAAAATTTTTCTGATAATGGTCATGATTCCTATGTGGCTTATCAAAATATAGAAGGCACTGATTGGCATATTGCTGTTACTGCAGATGAAGATGAAGTATTATCTAGTATACCTAAACTTAA
The sequence above is a segment of the Senegalia massiliensis genome. Coding sequences within it:
- a CDS encoding glycosyltransferase family 4 protein, which translates into the protein MNVLLVTQHFPPEIGAASNRMNNIAYYLNEENINLTVLTSEPTYPNRDLYKNISWNKKDNNLENIEILRVQSFYNDYSSNKVKRIGLYLNFMIRGILDALKNKKKFDRIIVTSPPIFAVVIGVILKKRYKAKLILDIRDLWPDSVKELKLFKNEMILKPAYIFEDIMYRKADKIIINSKGFIEPLKSKGLDENKIIYIPNGIMKQELNKINNDFKKKNDIIEIVYAGTIGYAQGIDSLIEIAKNLRSHTNIRFKIIGTGVELEKIRDLIKSYNLNNIELLGVVSKDKVFRELSKCHIGFIHLKDIEVFKTVIPSKIFEYMLAKLPILAGVKGYIASMIYEKNIGLVSEPYDIKSMSENILKLANNEELRKKIIDNQSRLLKQEFIWDENIKKLIDLL
- a CDS encoding SH3 domain-containing protein — protein: MKGKVLILTSGMLVLFAASNGDVKEESQNKFSEILSPRISYATGTSIKDVKVTTQVLNVRQKPTTNSKRLSQVRVGQVYTVYDQSGSWYKIRTGSITGWIHGDYVMAIPTKNYPEIKVTATRLNVRLKPTINSYRISQVSKGQKFKPIDEQNGWYKINTGKVTGWVHGDYVQKASTEKPDKPKPPTGTDTELKVTAVKLNVRTGPSTSYRRISQVSKGQKFKAIDEKNGWYKINTGKVTGWVHGGYVEKIKVEKPTEPENPDVPDKELPKEIIIDTPILNVRTGPSTNYTRIFQVYEGRKYKPLDEKNGWYKIDTGKLTGWIHGGYVKKIEGETEPEKPEKPKEELEDIIITKDKEVTYINDTLNIKVEAVGSENVEYEYLVKVPNGEFTKLKNYSTTNSINYTPKNSGTYTIKVNARIKGTTEVISKQITHTVKDALQQINISKDKQKDTYINVPVTITALSDMGNVEYEYFVKRNDGSWKKQKDYSLDNTLVFTPTQRGNYIFRVNARIKGTTRVVTSEIAHSVVGNIIYQNINYSKSFQDFLLTQMNKNPQTDKYGYGWTTANLPDVDKYLNPENFIQNSDREYSYDIIGQLKITTPILNVRESNTTSTPVVDQVEGGQVYTILGEKDGWYQINTGKAAGWIHGGYVSTSYRANSNTSLFDKMTVTASVLNVRESYTTSTSVIDQVKYGEVYKPIEEHNGWYKIDTGKVVGWVHGGYLKGEEEAHTVSRGETGNLYSIKVDAAVLNVRNKPSESGSLLSRVKADEIYIVLGEQNGWYKIKVNGIVGWVSGDYTSNSNKAPQEMYQFLVLSGSSGLDASQLNNILKGKGILEGKGAAFIEASRKYNINEIYLISHALLETGYGKSTLATGVKVNGKIVYNMYGIGAYDSNPIGGGSQYAYNSGWFTPEQAIIGGAKFISEKYVNNPNYKQDTLYKMKWNPDSPGVHQYATDIGWASKQTRKIKELYELCDDYTLRFEIPKYGVKN
- a CDS encoding ABC transporter ATP-binding protein translates to MNNLAIEVKNLNLKYKFIKSMNMKKELVKMFKRQKNIRTKEVWALQDVSFQIEKGSNVGIIGSNGSGKTTLLKTIANIFQPDSGEIHVYEDSISLLTLGAGFQPELSGYENVYLNGLTLGFTKKEIDNKIDEIIEFSELGDFIYNPIRTYSSGMKSRLAFSIAIHIEPDILLIDEVLGVGDQSFKDKSTQKLKEIIYEDRTVIMVSHSLSTIRDLCDTVLWIEKGKVKDFGPTEQILKDYKEYMNNIRKKRGN
- a CDS encoding glycosyltransferase gives rise to the protein MNKSICMFVWNHFTNDARVLRECTALSDSGYDVDLICIHDPNDKSLPMEEDINGFHVKRVKRYPDIYLKSKEWRKSLSKFKRKVMNNKLLLIPLIPLAIIALPLFIIYKLVGLFLKKANLMKIYIRFMIFVRMIREGLKKDYNIYHSNDLNTLPQGYICKLFKRTKLVYDSHEVQTDRTGYVGKQYYYLEKFLITKIDKMIMTTDTRADYTKKLYNIKKPEVIHNYPFYKEINEEFDLRKIANIDESEPILLYQGGIQEGRGIEKIVEAIPYFDRGIVVFLGDGKLKPKIIDMVKEMKLEEKVRFIPKVPVNDLPKYTKNAYLGFQVLQNICFNHYSTLSNKLFEYMMAEVPVIASDFPEIKKVVKGEGTGLAVNTEDSKEIAKVVNILLNDKDKWKEAKLNCKKVKKIYNWENEKEKFIGIYEDII
- a CDS encoding ABC transporter permease; amino-acid sequence: MSVLKRAINDYKKYKEYILYTTKSELKVQLSSTFLGYFWWILDPLMYMLVYMLVVMVIFQRGGENFPIFVFAALVPWKWTVSSIKDSTKSIKGKSSILQQVYLPKFILPLIKTLINTTKYLFGILVLLVLMIFFGVPYTLHLFEFLAVFFVQLLLILGLGFIFSHLGVFFKDIDNILDFTLRFWFYVSPTLYDLESIPESVRFIWWFNPLTTIYTSYRNIFLEGTSPLYLPLLVWLIVGIILITIGLKYLYKFDKNYTKVI
- a CDS encoding Crp/Fnr family transcriptional regulator, which gives rise to MQYKIFDREMQERMRNFFIDNLIDKGVIRYYKKNSVISTPTSEYIAIVVDGKVKQTLINENGASKLLYILQRGEVIGEVDYFGGGDINKTSIAMTDACISIINKENLEKSLENNPDIYRYFLYSSSRKFRIIMLQLKSLAFSDSLSALSNQILRLYVQEGKKINGKHIIDLPLTHQEISELMGVSRVTVTRGLNMLKEKNIIDIENKKIVIINIKKLEKLSL
- a CDS encoding gamma-glutamylcyclotransferase family protein, translated to MTQKIFVYGSLMKGFFNYNNYLKDKIKSRKLAKVKGELYHLDNKGYPALLEGDDDVFGELIEIEDFDKNLVSLDTLEGYIEKNSELNEYNRVIKDIKLLDNEKILKAYVYSFNLKNIQNRNAKKTYIPSGSWREYMKVKSKRVI